The DNA region taaaatatttctgatttttacatattttgaagACCCTACATAAAGATATAATTTAGTTCTGGtagtaacgcgctttctgattggctaaaaaattattttatattatataaagaatgttgcctacgtcatagtaagactcgtcaaacatgtacatgtattaatccgcctgacgttacgtttgaattttttacaatttgatgacattttaaaggttaaatgactgtttttatctacatttaatagcaaaaaattaaattataagcaatgaatgcaatatttattagttttatgcgatataaaatggtttggggcagtttacgctttttaaTAAACCGCTTCAAAAagctaataaaaatgtaaattggtAGGCAAatcattatttcaaaaacatattctgaagtCGTACCTTATCAGTAGTTCACATTAGTTGAAAAAAATCCgacaataatatttttgttttaaaaatgttaaatagtCTCATGAATCTACAGTAATTCGGAATTGcaaaaacatgtgatattttcctacgccaatgttccgccaaaaatatagtcctttttaaattctaaacttCGATTACTATTTCTATGCGAAGTTGTatgattgttaaaaaaaaacccatgataTTCTAATTtccttttatcttgatttaatgacatttaatcaaattaaggacgttggatcttgcaatcaaaagttttaaagtttttttctaaagtatttttaaaaaatctacaaacacagcttaatcaaaattcaaaacaaaattttggggtctatatgcttcATTTGCACTACGGTGTATTAAAAAttacctttctgcactgaaagtgcagattgcacataaatcgcttttccctctatattttattatcggaATGAACCATGGCATCAAACAcaaatttatactatttaaaataaatagaattaaaattatcataaagaaaaatgtttatatttcttcacctaattgatattttgacctttttgcactgataaaaGGCTATTTTTATCCAATACTAATTtaacatgtaatgaaattatttaaaagtctcaaactttttctcaaattatgataaacttgTCAGAAAAAGCTTAACatctcagaaaataaaacaaaaagtaaaggtctattatgtaaaatttgagatatggcatgaaataagctgatTTTAGGCTAAAATTGGAATTCATTTTTCCTTGACTTTTATGAATTATAAGTTAAATTTGCCAATATATGtcaatagaaatattgaaaaattgtaaaattgtgtttttcgtaacaaaatgaagatatcctAATGCACAAACCATCTGGATATTTTGTTTGAACTGAAAAGAAGGAAGCTAAAATaacggtactctaaaacaactgagttatgaaaaatattcattttcttcttaaaaaacttccgccacaaaatatagtcccatactaaactctgtaaatatgtaatttttcctttactttttcatttaaaatagttaaattggcattataaaatttgaatttatgagtaggatcaatatatgatgcatattttctataatagaggtgacccaaaatggctacccaaaaacaCAGGAACGAACCTCTTTAATTTACTTCAAGCGATTAATGCCTTTAGATTCTATGAACTCTGAGAATTTTCTTTGAATCTACAGACATTTCGACTCTTTTCCAGCTCATTGGACTGGCACTGATCGCCGCCGGGTCTCTGGTTGTCGTGGGATCTGATTTCATAGCCTCGGCGCTTAAAGCCTTTGAGGGAATTCCCGCGATATCCAACGTAGTCAGTGGTCTGGCATGGGCCCTGATCGGACTGGGAATATTCCTAGTCGTTATGGGGGTGCTAGGAGGATGCGGTGCTTGTTGTAGTATCAAAGTCTTCCTGATTGGCGTGAGTACTGTAGAATCATCGgatttcatggtggctcaattttcgtgaaaTTTGTGGGTatctctcatccacgaattaacatcctccacgaatatataaatttgagataaaaagtcatATTGAACCCTTTTTTAGGTGTAatagaatacacgaaattatgtCCCCTTTAACCTGTAAAATtaaagcaatccacgaaaattggccccaacgaattttaatgattccacagtatataggGGAAACGTCCATGATATGCATATGTATCGCAGTTTTTAATAATGCATGTGTTTTTGGTGGGTTTTTCTCGTTTttgcttttgttaaaattatgCCATTCTTTATTATTGTTCAGAGTAGTTTAACAATTTTCTATCTTTGAACAGTATGTGGTCGTCATGATCATCCTCATTGTGGCTGAGATCACGTTCGTCGCACTTTTGTTTTCAGACACGGtatgtagttttttttctttataagttTTGTTATTGTTCCTTTGGGAACAGAAGATTTGTAATCCAAaacattattaattattttttaacgttttttaaaatattatgaatcatttttttaatttatacactTTTACTATAGCTCAAAAACTTGCTGTCAGATCCCCTGACCAAGGAGATAAAGAAGTACCAGCCAATCCTTGATTCCGGTGGTAATTTCAACACAGATCCGCAAAGCAGAGCTATGGATCTCctatttataaatgtaatttcagagagagagagagagagagagagagagagagagagagagagagagagagagagagagagagagagagattaagaTTAACAagagtttatttattttggtatAGATGCAGTGCTGTGGATGGAATGATTACAATGATTTACCAAGTGTGCCGCAGTCCTGTTGTAAAGGTTTCTCGGAAGACATCCTGAACGCAGCCAATCCCTCGTCAATAAATGCCCATACTTGTACAAAATTAACACCTACATTTTTCAACAGAGTAAGTGCGACTCCACATATGGTTCCTGTTCTGGAATTGATGTTTTCCTAatgtttgtttgtattttattgatcaAGTTTCATTTTTCTCAAGTATAAAAGTATATAGCATTAAAAGTTGAATTAGTGATATAAATGACCAATGAtatgggagttttttttttattaggggTGCTACAAGGCTGTGATAGACCTGATCGAGGACAATAAACCCATGACCATAGGAATCCTGGTGGGGCTGTTTGTGTTTCAGGTATGCTCTTACCCTGGTTACtagtattgttttaaaaatactctCATTACTTGTACGGGAAACATAGTTCTCTAAGCTTATTCATCGAAAAAAAAGTTTCCAAgcttatttattgaaaattaagaATTTCAAGCTGATATGTCGAAGACAACATCTTTAAACAAGCAACGGAACgaattttcttaaaacattGGTTGCTTACCAGTTTGTTCTTTACAAGAACTTTAAATTTCTGATTTGAAATTTCGTCAGTTGTCATGTCCTAAATGGCTTAATCTGCGTTGAAATTTCCCGGTATAGTATATTGCTACTAGGAATTAATGTGGGTTTTTATTATTTCCAGATTCTATGCATTGTGTTTGCGATATGGATTGTGAAGGACAGTTCCAAAATCAACCCTGTCGATTAACCTAGACACGTGGTGTCGCCTTGATTAGATAAATACCGTTTATTATTTCTCATGATCAAAATACGGAAATGAAGAGAAAAGTTAGTGTTGACGTGATAGTCTAAACAACACAGTATCGTTATTCAGAACAGTGGTTTCGATGCATCCCAATCACCTCTTTATCATGCAATGACAAATGACACTGTAGACTTTCAAGAACtctgaacatttcttttaaaaatttgagtgtTTTTATCTATTCTTGATATACGTATgatcattttcataaaataatgcatttgCATGTTTTTGTTCTCAAAtgcttgaatatattttatcgTTTATTGCGATTCGGGGGGTTACACTTGATGgaattttaaacaattgaaaTCACATGAAGTCAAACTAGAACGTGAATGGTCTATTGTTTTACTGTTCAGAATTGTTCATTTTTCGACaaacacaatttatattttttcattccaaTATTACACATTTGTTTTGGTTAGATTTAAGTGCTAGCTGATCACTTAGAGCAATGCGTTTTACAATGTAAAGTGTCCTCGTGTTTTACCTATTCACGGATTACTTCTCTTGGCTGgggaaatattttgataactaATTACACGAATATTCATTTCTAACTGAAAAAGGAAAATGAAAGCAGTTTTGTTTCTCAATAGACAACACAATTCATTATTTTCAGTAAATTATTTGTAACTAGAAatatgtatcttttttaaaataaattaagtcAAAATTGCAATTACGAGACATGAAAGACTTTCTTTTAACGCCCTCATCATCCGTCCgttactttttgaaatattgccAGCTAAATATACCGTACGTCGTGcaattatttaaattgaatggtttggggttttttttttcatttatacattGATAAAAGCTTTAAATACTTATCTTTGACTGTTTTCTTTTGTGCCAATTTCTTTTCATTATGTTGTGTTTTATCGATCATTAAAccgctttgaataaaaaatatggtAACTCCAACTTTGTTTTTAGTGGTTTTAGTTTTCTGTTGACTCAGAAAATGTATCATTTTGTGCTGGAGTGACAGTCGGGGTGTGAGAttcaattcttttttctttattcttgtAGACACTGAACCTCCCTGAATTTTCTGTACATTATTATACAggattttcttttgaattgcTTGACATAGAAAATCCTTTACAATTCAATTTTGGTCCCGAGACGAACAATATGTTCAACAGACCTTGTTTAGAAGTCATATATCTAaatagagttatctctctttctACGTAAAAAAGATCACTTGAACTAGAAATTTCACCCAGGGGTAGAAACTATTTAGCTGGGCAGAACTACGCACTGCTATAGCATATGCTCATTTTTCGAAAATGATGCATGATAAATTGATACTGGGGTCAGAGTTTTACAACTTTGCCTGATATCCCCTCGGTTATCATTACTCTGCTTTTGTACCTATTGTTGCTGACATCATGTAAGCAAAAGATACAGGAAACCATGAAGATCCCAGTAAAAGTAGTTAAAACCTTCAGTATCATGTAACCTGTTGTTACCATCATTGTGAGAAGTTATAAAGGAGACGTGGGAATCCGACTGTACACCCTTGTCCGTGTATGTATTCGTTTCTTCGTCATACATTACAGGTGTTAAACGCGTATAAAACTAACAGCCCTCTTATTCATAATTCATGGAAAGTTACATTTTAACTGAAGAGCAGTTACACTCGAACAATTTTCTTTCACTCTAGTTTGACATGGTTGATGGCTTTACTGAATGCATTTAAGTCTAGATCTTTTGAAAAACTTGAGATAAAAGACAGAAAGACACTGACAAGTCTCTAAAAGGTTTATTGAAAATTGTGTTATTCCTCTACAAACAATTGGCAGGTGAAATTCATGTTCTATAAAAATGAAAGACAAGACTCCACCTGAATGGACAAAAATGTTCTATATAAACCAGTAAACAAGGTTTGTGCTAAACACATGCAGCAAAGatacattatttaaagaaaaaatcttcCTTTGTAAGGCAGCACCACTACAGCTATGAGGAGGGTCGCTATGTGTGAGGCTTTACAGCGACTCTACTACAAGCTGTAGCTGGTTCGCTAGCACTGTGACAAAAGCTCAGTAGTtctacataaaattaaaatagctACCCACATTATCAGAACTCCTGACTTTTGCATCACTATTCTCTGTATATGAAATGACAAACAAAGCgaacaagaaaaaaatgctaGGCGATTACTGTTGCACATCTTTTTGGGGGGATTTGAGATTCAGTGCTATGAAAAGGtagaaatgaaatttagaaCAAGAAATCTACTCTACTTttgaattcaaatgaattttctaTTTCTAGATAAGAATAAAACATCTAGTCTACAATATTGCATCTCTTTCACAGTTGATTTTTGCCTTGTGATTACACAGTACCAAACTATACATCTAGGTGTTGTATGCAATATTTGGAATGTTCTTTCATTTCCTTAACCCTTAAACACAAAGCTTATTTGGTAGTATATATTACAATAATCAGAATACAGTTTATATATAATCCCATATTTCAATAATTGGATATCTTACTGATTTTAAACGAGTTAAATACCTTTCATTTTACTGGCAATAACCTGCTTCTTTAAgcatatcaattttgactattTTTCTTAGTTTAAAGTTTTTCCTGGTTACGATATGTGCAATATTATGTACAAAAACCACATCCACTCAGATCTGTACACTGAACTTGATGCTATTGCTTGATTTTCTGAATGATTACAGAAgataattattaaacaaaaaagaataggATAGAAAGTGCAAATTTTGGTTCTCAACTTATTACAAATGAGAGTGAACAATCTGAATAAAAGATCACAATTTTTGGTTTTAATAAAAACACTcatgtataaaattaaaaattaatgagcgaaaataaaaatatagaatatattGTCTCAATAAAACATTAAGTATCATTCTTTTTTGTACATGACAAATGGTTTAACAGTACTACCTACGGTGATAAAAACTTGT from Crassostrea angulata isolate pt1a10 chromosome 7, ASM2561291v2, whole genome shotgun sequence includes:
- the LOC128157356 gene encoding tetraspanin-1-like; protein product: MGSTGACCAKLFLGILNTLFLLIGLALIAAGSLVVVGSDFIASALKAFEGIPAISNVVSGLAWALIGLGIFLVVMGVLGGCGACCSIKVFLIGYVVVMIILIVAEITFVALLFSDTLKNLLSDPLTKEIKKYQPILDSGGNFNTDPQSRAMDLLFINMQCCGWNDYNDLPSVPQSCCKGFSEDILNAANPSSINAHTCTKLTPTFFNRGCYKAVIDLIEDNKPMTIGILVGLFVFQILCIVFAIWIVKDSSKINPVD